The genomic DNA TTACACTTGTGAGGGTAAATTTACAAAGATAAGCTTTGAAGAATTAAAGCTAAGCTTAGATACCAAACTCAAGTATTTCAAAGACTCATTAGATGAGTATGAAGAGCAGATTTTAGAGATAGAAAATCTCACATATAAGAGCAAATTTGATAAAAATTTCTTAGAAAAATATTTCAAACTCAAAAGAGCTTTTACGAATTTCGCTGCTTTACATCAGTATTTTATGGTAGCAGTTGGCGACTTTGCGAGTGATTTTGCTGTGTATAAAAAAGAGCTAAGGTCGCTTAATGAATCGCTTGGAAGAATCGATAAAATCATCGATGATACAGCTCTAAAACTATCTATGGTTTTTAGCTATTACTCATCTTTGAACGATAAAAAGCATAGCAAAAATTTGTATATTCTTACTATTATTTCTGCGTTTTTCTTGCCGTTAAATTTAATAACTGGATTTTTTGGAATGAATACTGGCGATATGTTTTTGTCTTCTCCAAATGGAACCGCAACAGTCCTAGCAGCGATAGTTTGTATCGCAGTGCTAGGAGTTTTTTGGTTTGTCAAAAACAAAGATAAAGTCTAGCCCTCAAACGCCACGCTTTGCAGCGGAGCCGAATAAGTCTTATCCACGAAGCGGGTAAATTCTTTTTGGAAGATGACTTCTATCGTGCCAGTTGGACCATTACGGTTCTTGCCGATAATGATTTCTGCGTTTTCTTCTATTTTGTTTGGCATAAATTTTCTAGCGTACTCTTTGCCCTCAAGCTTAGCGCGTTGTTCTCTTTCTTTTTCTTCTTGCTCGAGATAAACGTCGTTTCTATAGACAAAAAGTATCGTATCAGCATCTTGCTCTATCGCCCCTGATTCTCTCAAATCACTTAGCATTGGGCGTTTATTAGCTCTTGCTTCAAGGCTTCTGTTTAGCTGAGACAAGGCGATGACTGGCAAGTTTAGCTCACGAGCTAGTAGCTTTAGTCCACGTGAGATTTCGGCGATTTGCAAGTGTCTATCTGTGTAGGCTGATGAGTTTGTCATAAGTCCGATGTAGTCGATCACGCAAAGGCGGATTTCTGGGTGGCTGGCTTTGAGCTTTCTCATCTGTGTTCTTACTTGGTGTATGGTCGCATTTCCGCTGTCATAGACGAAGAGTTTTTTCTGGCTCATCTCATCACAGGCATCACTTAGGCGACTTAATTCTTCATTGTCCATATCTGCTGTCATAAGGTTTTGGAGTGGTATGGAAGTCTTAGCACTAAGCAGTCTTAGCATGAGCTGAGTTGATGGCATTTCAAGAGAGAAAAATACCACGCCAAGGTCTTGGTTTAGGACTTTTTGGACTAAATTTAGAACAAATGTAGTCTTACCCATACCAGGGCGAGCTGCGATGATGACTAAATCGCCGTCTTTGAAGCCTTTTGTTTTTTCATTTAGGCTTCTAAATCCAGTATCAAGCCCTACTATATCGCGGTCTATGAGATTTTTTTGTTTTTCAAGCTCTTTTATTACATCGATTACGATCTCTTTGCTATCTTTGATAAGTCCAGCGCTAGCCCCTTCTACAAGCGAGTAGATTTCGCCACTTATCTCATCCACCATATCACGGCTTTGTTTGTCTTCATTGACTTTATTTGGGATTTTGTGGGCGACTTTGACAAGTGAGCGCTTGATAGATTTTTCTTTTAGCTCTTCGGCGTATTTTTTGATATCTAAGATAGAATTAGTCGATACCACGCTGCTAAAAATCGTATCATCAAATTTACTCCCAAGACGTTTTTTGACAAATGCCATATCTACTGGCTCATCATGATTGACGCACTCCACCATGGCTGCGTATATGTCGGCGTGACCTTTGAGATAAAAATCCACAGGAGCTACGATATCGTAAATTTCGCTTAGATTGTCTTCGCTAAAGAGTATCGCAGAGAGGATTCCACGCTCCATATCCAAATCATACAGATTTTGCATTATTTCTTCATTTATAGCCATTATTTGCTTTGCCTTAGTTTTATTTCATCTTCTAATTCAGCCAAAAATCTATCCACTAGCTCGCTCTCTTTTAGCTTGGCTACTACTTCACCATTTCTCATGACTAGACCATTACCCTTGCCAAAGGCTATGGCTACATCTGCGCCTTTTGCTTCGCCTATGGCATTTACCACGCAGCCCATTACGCTGACATTTAGCGGCATTGTGATGTGTTTGGTCTTTTCTTCGACTATTTTTATGGCTTTCATAAGGTCGCTTTGGAGCCTACCACAAGTCGGGCATGAGATGATATTTAGTCCAGATTTTTGTCTGCCTGTGTCTTGCAAGATAGCCTTGGCGACTTTGATCTCCTCTTCTAGCTCTCCAGTGATACTCACTCTCATCGTATCGCCGATACCTTCAAGCAAAAGCCCGCCAAGAGCGATAGCTGACTTGATAGTAGCGTGAAACGTCGTCCCCGCCTCAGTCACGCCAAGATGAAATGGATAATCAACCAAAGGTCTTAAGGCTCTATAAGCCTCCATTGTCTTTGGTACATCACTTGATTTAAGACTTACAGCGATATCTGTGAAATCAAACTCTTCAAGCAAGCGAATGTTGTAAAGTGCGCTTTCTACCATGCCTTTTACGCTTCTGCCATGAGCCTTTTCAAACTGCTCTTCAAGACTACCTGAATTTACCCCTATGCGAATAGGAATGCTATGCTCTTTGCAAGCTTCAACGACAGCTTTTATCCTGTCTTTGCCGCCTATATTGCCTGGATTTATCCTTATCGCATCGACGAATTTCGCCACAGCTAGCGCGTAAGCGTAGTTGAAATGAATATCAGCCACGATAGGAAGTGGGCTTTCTTTTTTTATCTGCTCAAGTCCAGTGATATCTTCTTTGTTAAACACAGCGCAGCGAACTATATCACACCCAGCAAAATACAGTCTTTGTATCTGCTCAAGCGTGGCTTTAACGTCACGAGTCTTGGAAAATGTCATAGACTGCACGCTGATAGGTGCGTCTCCGCCGATAGCTACTTTGCCTACTTTTATCTGTTTTGTGTTGTATCTTTGCATAATTTTTCTTTTGTAAATTTGATGGTAGATTTTAGCTAAATTTGACTTAAATTTGAGATAATACAAAGCATAAGAAGGCCAAACGAGCTTTAAATTTAACTAATTTGTATAAAGCATATTCATAAATCTATTTGCTACCATTTGGGCTTTTTGCAAGATTACGGCTTTGCACTCTTGGCTATAGATCTCATCTAAACTCTCTTCAAAAAGTCCCAGCCAAATGCTAAAAAACTCTCTTGGAAATGGCGGCAACTCAAAATGCTTTTGTAGTGGATTGCCAGTATAAACGCCACTGCCAAGCAGCACGCTACTCCAAAAGCCACCTATCTTTTGCTTGTGAGCTTCCCACGCTTCATCGCTTGTGCCAACTGCGTGATTAAATATCTCGCCCAAATCCTTATCCACCCTAATCTTCTCGTAAAATACTTCCATAAGATCATTTATAGAAGCTTCATTTATAGCTTTTTGTCGCATGTGTTTCCTTGTGTTTTGGTGGATTATAACAAATTTGAAGTGGGTAAAAGTTGTTTTTGATCAAGAGTAAATTTATCTTTTATGGGTAAATTTACTCTTGTTGGTTTAGCTTGGCACGATAGAGTTTTTACGTGCTGTTTTATTTGCTTTCTGTCACTGGTTCTTCTACAATAGGAATAGTATAATTTTGTATATTTTTTTTCTTAGGACCAGCGTAACCTAAATCTTCACCGTTAAGCTTTTTTTCTTGCAAGAATTTTTCTACAATATCTGCTACTTGCAGATTATTTTTATCAGCGAAAGGAGCATGAGTATTGCCTTTTAGTCCTAGTTCTGGTAGGCTAATAACCTTAGCATCTCCTCCTCTTTTATTGATTGCTTCTACAAATTGTCCTGCTCTAATTTTAGAAAGCCTCCAAATATTTACATTAAATATAGTACTTGGTTCTGTTGCAATATGATCGCCGTATATTATTAAAATTGGCATACCAGTAAGCTTTTTAAATTCTTCTTCTTTTACTCTAATAGGTTGCATATTTTTACCAGCAGCCTCCGTCCCAGCAGGTGGATCTATGACTTTTTCATTTTCTGGCAAAACAATATGTCCTGGTTCAAAAGCCACAATAGCTTTGATACTTTTTGGGTTTTTTATACCGCTAAACCACCCATATTTTCCGCTATTAGAATGAGTAATAAGTATAGCCGAACCTGTTTGTTTGAGTAATTCTCCCATAGCATTACCCATACTTTTATAATATTCTAAATTTCGTGGTTCTGCTCCCGTATCTGGAGTTTGCT from Campylobacter iguaniorum includes the following:
- a CDS encoding alpha/beta hydrolase → MNKSVFIKVGIVASLVLLNSAILANEDKPIVLKTMGSLFFGGTVKQLPNGETFHGDHGYAQFYIPQKAHNYPLIMWHGIGQSGRSYESTPDGREGFQAIMPRRNWAIYIIDQPRRGRAGRTLSTEIIQAVPTTMRESSAWNAFRNGIWNLPQKPYYYADTQFPHDPASIDEFFRQQTPDTGAEPRNLEYYKSMGNAMGELLKQTGSAILITHSNSGKYGWFSGIKNPKSIKAIVAFEPGHIVLPENEKVIDPPAGTEAAGKNMQPIRVKEEEFKKLTGMPILIIYGDHIATEPSTIFNVNIWRLSKIRAGQFVEAINKRGGDAKVISLPELGLKGNTHAPFADKNNLQVADIVEKFLQEKKLNGEDLGYAGPKKKNIQNYTIPIVEEPVTESK
- a CDS encoding CorA family divalent cation transporter yields the protein MISDEHRKKLEKISSRSGYFIGDGYKFLMLSTSFKSQNDGYIFQNDEIFYTCEGKFTKISFEELKLSLDTKLKYFKDSLDEYEEQILEIENLTYKSKFDKNFLEKYFKLKRAFTNFAALHQYFMVAVGDFASDFAVYKKELRSLNESLGRIDKIIDDTALKLSMVFSYYSSLNDKKHSKNLYILTIISAFFLPLNLITGFFGMNTGDMFLSSPNGTATVLAAIVCIAVLGVFWFVKNKDKV
- a CDS encoding group III truncated hemoglobin, with product MRQKAINEASINDLMEVFYEKIRVDKDLGEIFNHAVGTSDEAWEAHKQKIGGFWSSVLLGSGVYTGNPLQKHFELPPFPREFFSIWLGLFEESLDEIYSQECKAVILQKAQMVANRFMNMLYTN
- a CDS encoding replicative DNA helicase, translated to MMQNLYDLDMERGILSAILFSEDNLSEIYDIVAPVDFYLKGHADIYAAMVECVNHDEPVDMAFVKKRLGSKFDDTIFSSVVSTNSILDIKKYAEELKEKSIKRSLVKVAHKIPNKVNEDKQSRDMVDEISGEIYSLVEGASAGLIKDSKEIVIDVIKELEKQKNLIDRDIVGLDTGFRSLNEKTKGFKDGDLVIIAARPGMGKTTFVLNLVQKVLNQDLGVVFFSLEMPSTQLMLRLLSAKTSIPLQNLMTADMDNEELSRLSDACDEMSQKKLFVYDSGNATIHQVRTQMRKLKASHPEIRLCVIDYIGLMTNSSAYTDRHLQIAEISRGLKLLARELNLPVIALSQLNRSLEARANKRPMLSDLRESGAIEQDADTILFVYRNDVYLEQEEKEREQRAKLEGKEYARKFMPNKIEENAEIIIGKNRNGPTGTIEVIFQKEFTRFVDKTYSAPLQSVAFEG
- the ispG gene encoding flavodoxin-dependent (E)-4-hydroxy-3-methylbut-2-enyl-diphosphate synthase, with translation MMQRYNTKQIKVGKVAIGGDAPISVQSMTFSKTRDVKATLEQIQRLYFAGCDIVRCAVFNKEDITGLEQIKKESPLPIVADIHFNYAYALAVAKFVDAIRINPGNIGGKDRIKAVVEACKEHSIPIRIGVNSGSLEEQFEKAHGRSVKGMVESALYNIRLLEEFDFTDIAVSLKSSDVPKTMEAYRALRPLVDYPFHLGVTEAGTTFHATIKSAIALGGLLLEGIGDTMRVSITGELEEEIKVAKAILQDTGRQKSGLNIISCPTCGRLQSDLMKAIKIVEEKTKHITMPLNVSVMGCVVNAIGEAKGADVAIAFGKGNGLVMRNGEVVAKLKESELVDRFLAELEDEIKLRQSK